In one window of Candidatus Deferrimicrobiaceae bacterium DNA:
- the def gene encoding peptide deformylase, which yields MIRSILTYPDPFLEKKSAPVPSVDSGVRRLIDDMFETMYESHGVGLAAPQIGVGLRVIVVDVSAVEKEHPAFALVNPEIVDRVGRVEDVEGCLSVPGVEGIVARAEEVEVKALDASGDPVRFRARDFLARALQHEIDHLDGVLFISRLAASAGR from the coding sequence ATGATACGATCCATCCTCACATATCCTGATCCGTTTCTCGAAAAGAAGTCCGCCCCCGTCCCTTCCGTCGACAGCGGCGTTCGCCGGTTGATCGACGACATGTTCGAGACGATGTACGAGTCGCACGGCGTCGGCCTGGCCGCCCCGCAGATCGGCGTGGGCTTGCGCGTCATCGTAGTCGACGTGTCGGCGGTCGAGAAGGAGCACCCCGCTTTCGCGCTGGTCAATCCCGAGATCGTCGACCGGGTCGGCCGCGTCGAGGACGTCGAAGGGTGCCTGAGCGTTCCCGGCGTCGAGGGGATCGTCGCCCGGGCCGAAGAGGTCGAGGTCAAGGCGCTCGACGCGTCGGGCGACCCGGTCCGCTTCCGCGCCCGCGATTTCCTGGCGCGCGCCCTCCAGCACGAGATCGACCACCTCGACGGGGTGCTGTTCATCAGCCGCCTGGCCGCTTCGGCCGGCCGCTGA
- the fmt gene encoding methionyl-tRNA formyltransferase yields MFLFQPIFKTIFMGTPAFAVPSLRALADAENVTLVATNPDRPAGRGNVIAPTPVKAEAQRLGIPVFQPEKARNPDAVARFAEEKPDLIVVAAYGHILPQSILDIPKYGCINVHASLLPRYRGAAPINWAVARGETVSGVTIMKMDAGMDTGPILHVRELPIGDDDTAETIYPRLAELGAQALREALQMLHDDKLVAIPQDDALATTAPMLRKEHGKADWSRSARDLRNLVRGLTPWPSVTAEHGGKGLKLIAVTVAAEEGCAGAPGEILSAGKGGVVVACGSGSLRLDTVQPEGGKPMDSAAWALGRQIKPGDRLA; encoded by the coding sequence ATGTTTCTCTTCCAGCCGATCTTCAAGACCATCTTCATGGGCACGCCCGCGTTCGCGGTGCCCTCGCTTCGGGCGCTCGCCGACGCCGAGAACGTCACGCTCGTCGCGACCAACCCCGACCGCCCCGCCGGCCGGGGCAACGTGATCGCCCCGACGCCGGTCAAGGCCGAGGCGCAGCGGCTGGGCATTCCCGTCTTCCAGCCCGAGAAGGCGCGCAACCCCGATGCGGTCGCGCGCTTCGCCGAGGAAAAGCCAGACCTGATCGTCGTCGCCGCCTACGGCCACATCCTCCCGCAGTCGATCCTCGACATTCCGAAATACGGTTGCATCAACGTCCACGCCTCGCTTCTCCCCCGCTACCGGGGCGCCGCGCCGATCAACTGGGCGGTCGCGCGGGGCGAGACGGTGTCCGGCGTCACGATCATGAAGATGGACGCCGGTATGGATACGGGCCCCATCCTGCACGTCCGCGAGCTGCCCATCGGCGACGACGACACGGCCGAGACGATCTACCCGCGGCTGGCCGAGCTGGGCGCGCAGGCGCTGCGCGAGGCGTTGCAGATGCTCCATGACGACAAGCTCGTGGCGATCCCCCAGGACGACGCGCTGGCGACGACGGCGCCGATGCTCCGGAAGGAGCACGGGAAGGCCGACTGGTCGCGTTCCGCCCGCGATCTCCGCAACCTCGTGCGGGGGCTGACGCCGTGGCCCTCCGTGACCGCGGAGCACGGCGGCAAGGGGCTCAAGTTGATCGCCGTGACGGTGGCCGCCGAGGAGGGTTGCGCTGGGGCGCCGGGAGAGATCCTCTCCGCGGGGAAGGGCGGCGTGGTTGTCGCCTGCGGAAGCGGTTCCTTGCGGCTCGACACCGTCCAGCCCGAAGGGGGCAAGCCGATGGATTCCGCCGCATGGGCCCTCGGCCGGCAGATCAAGCCCGGCGACCGGCTGGCCTGA
- the rsmB gene encoding 16S rRNA (cytosine(967)-C(5))-methyltransferase RsmB — protein MSNRPGSKDPRQPGKLPRPPASGKPAARGVRPAKRPAAVQPFNPNAPGVKSGRPTVRGEAIRILARVDSDGGYADILIDHALRTGTFPDMRDRALLTELVMGTLRRRGTLDTVLRPHLSRSLEKTDPSVRNALRLAVYQLMYMRVPERAALFETVEAVKALRGEQVAGFANGVLRSVLRDGTRVKLPEGPWAARVGAECSAPEALATALMRTMGGPEATAYLAAALEKPPFTVRANPFGLTLDALMAHLAESGREPEPCRYAPDGIVLRSPSAIHTDTDFRQGRYLVMDEGAQLIAPLLHPSAGDAILDACAAPGGKTAHLSGLSGGKASITATDVSEARVSILRETIEQLRVPGVETCIHDWASAALPGSEGRFDKALVDAPCTGMGIIRRNPDAKWRFDPEGPARMAVLQLSILRNVWTALKPGGMLLYCTCSPLREEDEQVVEAFVADTGATRIGRGIILARGWPGPQDAVGEDGSVRLYPHRHGTDGFFAALLRKD, from the coding sequence ATGAGCAACCGCCCCGGCAGCAAAGACCCCCGTCAGCCCGGAAAATTGCCTCGCCCGCCCGCGTCCGGGAAACCGGCCGCGCGGGGCGTCCGTCCCGCCAAGCGTCCCGCGGCGGTCCAGCCGTTCAACCCCAACGCGCCGGGCGTCAAGTCGGGCCGTCCCACCGTGCGCGGCGAGGCGATCCGCATCCTGGCGCGCGTCGATTCCGACGGAGGGTACGCCGACATCCTGATCGACCACGCGCTGCGCACCGGCACCTTTCCCGACATGCGCGACCGTGCGCTGCTCACCGAGCTCGTGATGGGCACGCTGCGGCGCCGCGGCACGCTCGACACGGTATTGCGCCCCCACCTCTCGCGCTCCCTCGAAAAGACCGACCCGTCCGTGCGCAACGCGCTGCGGCTGGCCGTCTACCAGCTCATGTACATGCGGGTTCCCGAGCGGGCGGCGCTGTTCGAGACGGTCGAGGCGGTCAAGGCGCTGCGGGGCGAGCAGGTCGCGGGCTTCGCCAACGGCGTGCTCAGATCCGTGCTGCGCGACGGCACGCGCGTCAAGCTGCCCGAAGGGCCGTGGGCCGCGCGCGTGGGCGCCGAATGCTCCGCGCCCGAGGCGCTGGCTACCGCCCTGATGCGCACGATGGGCGGGCCCGAGGCAACCGCTTACCTTGCCGCCGCCCTCGAGAAGCCGCCTTTCACCGTGCGCGCCAATCCGTTCGGCCTCACCCTCGACGCCTTGATGGCGCACCTGGCCGAGTCGGGGCGCGAGCCCGAGCCGTGCCGGTACGCGCCCGACGGCATCGTGCTGCGCAGCCCGTCCGCCATCCACACCGACACCGATTTCCGGCAGGGGCGCTACCTCGTCATGGACGAAGGGGCGCAGCTGATCGCGCCGCTGCTCCACCCCTCCGCGGGCGATGCGATCCTCGACGCCTGCGCCGCCCCCGGCGGCAAGACCGCGCACCTTTCGGGGCTGTCCGGCGGCAAGGCGTCGATCACGGCGACCGACGTCTCCGAGGCGCGCGTGTCGATCCTGCGCGAGACGATCGAGCAGCTGCGCGTCCCGGGCGTCGAAACGTGCATCCACGACTGGGCGTCGGCCGCGCTTCCGGGCTCCGAGGGCCGGTTCGACAAGGCGCTGGTCGATGCGCCGTGCACCGGCATGGGCATCATCCGCCGCAACCCCGACGCCAAGTGGCGATTCGATCCGGAAGGCCCCGCCCGTATGGCTGTGTTGCAGCTTTCGATCCTCCGCAACGTCTGGACCGCCCTCAAGCCCGGCGGGATGCTGCTCTACTGCACCTGCTCGCCGTTGCGCGAGGAGGACGAGCAGGTCGTCGAGGCGTTTGTCGCCGACACGGGCGCGACGCGCATCGGGCGCGGGATCATCCTCGCTCGCGGCTGGCCGGGTCCCCAGGACGCAGTCGGCGAAGACGGCTCGGTGCGGCTCTACCCCCACCGGCACGGCACCGACGGCTTTTTCGCCGCGCTGCTGCGAAAGGACTAA
- a CDS encoding GGDEF domain-containing protein, whose translation MERAVLVARPIWPALNRIAGLVGDSGYHVERAASWARLVDPEFPVDGLVGVVLGEYGQVEEELDLLNRFRARRGASGVPVVLVGGHNARQKEQLFREAGADLLLMADEDPETLANHVRPMLRLSAMYRSLELRTREIGDRAGVDELTGLPNRRQFTSDLQRNLEMARRIGRPLSCIIVDIDDFRNVNEAHGQPVGDAVIRQFGEALDQGRRAYDAMARLGGDEFAWILVDTDREQALNAAQRAQRLLTQKAYDADGNPVKLTATFGVASAGPGVDLTADTLVGNADRALYWGKESGKNVIRFYPPKRAVNDDTIHPHIS comes from the coding sequence TTGGAACGCGCCGTACTGGTTGCCCGCCCGATTTGGCCCGCCTTGAACCGGATCGCCGGACTCGTCGGGGATTCGGGCTACCACGTCGAGCGCGCGGCATCCTGGGCCCGGCTGGTCGATCCCGAATTTCCCGTCGACGGGCTCGTCGGGGTCGTCCTCGGCGAATACGGCCAGGTTGAAGAAGAACTCGACCTTCTGAACCGGTTCCGGGCCCGACGGGGCGCCTCGGGCGTACCGGTCGTGCTGGTCGGCGGCCACAACGCCCGCCAGAAGGAGCAGCTGTTCCGCGAGGCGGGCGCCGACCTGCTGCTGATGGCCGACGAGGATCCCGAGACGCTCGCCAACCATGTGCGGCCGATGCTGCGGCTTTCGGCCATGTACCGGTCGCTCGAGCTGCGCACGCGCGAGATCGGCGACCGGGCGGGGGTCGACGAGCTCACCGGCCTGCCCAACCGCCGGCAGTTCACGAGCGACCTGCAACGTAACCTCGAGATGGCGCGCCGGATCGGGCGTCCCCTCTCCTGCATCATCGTCGACATCGACGACTTCCGCAACGTCAACGAGGCGCACGGCCAGCCGGTGGGCGATGCGGTGATCCGGCAGTTCGGCGAGGCGCTCGACCAGGGGCGCCGGGCGTACGACGCGATGGCGCGGCTGGGCGGGGACGAGTTCGCCTGGATCCTGGTCGACACCGACCGCGAGCAGGCGCTCAATGCCGCGCAGCGGGCGCAACGACTCCTGACCCAGAAGGCGTACGACGCCGACGGCAATCCGGTCAAGCTGACCGCCACGTTCGGCGTGGCCTCGGCCGGCCCGGGCGTCGACCTCACCGCCGATACGCTTGTCGGCAATGCGGACCGGGCGCTATACTGGGGAAAAGAGAGCGGAAAGAACGTCATCCGCTTCTATCCGCCGAAAAGGGCCGTCAACGATGATACGATCCATCCTCACATATCCTGA